The following are encoded together in the Proteiniphilum saccharofermentans genome:
- a CDS encoding DUF4332 domain-containing protein: MAYKIEEIEGIGPVYGEKLRAAGVTSTEGLLEKCAGKSGRAAMAKETGIDEKLILKWTNHADLFRVPGIGSEFSELLEAAGVDTVKEFRNRNAENLYAKMQEVNEAKKLVRRLPSLGQLTKMIEDAGKMETRMTY, encoded by the coding sequence ATGGCTTACAAAATTGAAGAAATTGAAGGTATTGGCCCTGTTTACGGAGAAAAGCTGAGAGCTGCCGGTGTTACCTCTACAGAAGGATTACTCGAGAAATGTGCCGGTAAATCCGGTCGTGCCGCAATGGCAAAAGAGACAGGTATTGATGAAAAGTTAATCCTGAAATGGACTAACCACGCCGATCTTTTCCGCGTACCGGGTATCGGGTCAGAATTTTCAGAACTGCTGGAAGCAGCCGGTGTGGATACGGTAAAAGAGTTCCGGAACCGCAACGCTGAGAACTTATATGCCAAAATGCAGGAAGTAAACGAAGCCAAAAAACTGGTACGTCGCCTGCCTTCTTTAGGCCAGCTCACGAAAATGATTGAAGATGCCGGAAAGATGGAAACAAGAATGACATATTAA
- a CDS encoding low molecular weight protein-tyrosine-phosphatase encodes MMASTEGKKKEIRLLFVCLGNICRSPAAEGIMATVVEKNGLQDLVEVDSAGTSGWHQGELPDERMRLHGERRGYNFDSRARKFKKSDFNDFDYILVMDRQNYANVKALATSQEQIDKIHMMTEFSRQYTHHDHIPDPYYGGASGFELVLDLLEDACEGLLQAIKRKYGF; translated from the coding sequence ATGATGGCTTCTACAGAGGGAAAGAAAAAAGAGATCCGCTTGCTTTTTGTTTGTCTTGGGAATATCTGCCGTTCACCGGCTGCCGAAGGCATTATGGCAACTGTTGTGGAGAAGAACGGCCTTCAGGATCTGGTTGAGGTGGATTCGGCCGGTACTTCCGGATGGCATCAAGGGGAACTACCCGATGAACGTATGCGGCTGCATGGTGAAAGAAGAGGGTATAATTTTGATAGCCGTGCCCGGAAATTCAAAAAGTCCGATTTCAATGATTTCGACTATATCCTGGTAATGGACCGGCAAAATTATGCCAATGTGAAAGCGTTGGCAACCAGTCAGGAACAAATTGATAAAATCCATATGATGACCGAATTTTCCCGTCAGTATACCCATCATGATCATATTCCCGATCCTTATTACGGCGGTGCATCTGGATTTGAACTGGTACTCGACCTGCTCGAAGATGCTTGTGAAGGATTGCTGCAGGCCATTAAAAGAAAATACGGCTTTTAG